CGACAGCCGCACCACATGCGAAAAATGGCTATGCCACCGCTACTGGTGCTGGTGCCGCTGCTGCCACTGCCACAGCGTCATCAACACAtgcagcagcagcagcagccGCTGCTGCCAACCATTCCACCCAGGAGTCGGGTTTCGATTACGAAGGCCTGATAGATTCCGAACTGCAGAAGAAAAGACTTGACAAATCGTACAGATATTTCAACAATATCAACCGATTGGCCAAGGAGTTCCCCCTAGCTCATCGCCAGAGAGAGGCGGACAAGGTCACCGTTTGGTGTTCCAACGACTATTTAGCACTTTCCAAGCACCCTGAGGTATTGGACGCCATGCATAAAACTATCGACAAGTATGGTTGTGGTGCCGGTGGTACAAGAAACATTGCTGGCCATAACATCCCCACTTTGAATCTGGAAGCCGAATTGGCCACTTTACACAAGAAGGAAGGTGCCTTAGTTTTTTCGTCATGTTACGTAGCCAACGATGCCGTCTTATCCCTACTGGGTCAAAAGATGAAGGACTTGGTGATTTTCTCCGACGAACTCAACCATGCGTCCATGATTGTCGGTATTAAGCATGCTAACGTAAAAAAACACATTTTCAAACATAATGACTTGAACGAATTGGAACAACTGCTCCAGTCATACCCCAAATCCGTTCCTAAACTAATTGCTTTCGAATCAGTATATTCTATGGCCGGTTCAGTGGCCGAcatagaaaaaatttgcGACTTGGCCGACAAATACGGTGCTTTGACCTTCTTGGATGAAGTACATGCGGTCGGCCTGTACGGCCCTCACGGTGCAGGTGTTGCAGAACATTGTGATTTTGAAAGTCACCGTGCAAGTGGTATTGCTACCCCAAAGACCAATGACAAGGGCGGCGCGAAGACTGTGATGGACCGTGTCGACATGATCACCGGCACTTTAGGTAAGTCTTTCGGTAGCGTAGGTGGCTACGTCGCAGCCTCTAGGAAATTGATCGATTGGTTCAGATCGTTTGCACCTGGTTTCATTTTCACCACGACTTTACCACCTTCAGTTATGGCAGGCGCTACCGCAGCAATTAGATACCAACGTTGCCACATCGACCTAAGAACCTCGCAACAGAAACATACCATGTACGTAAAGAAAGCTTTCCATGAGTTGGGCATTCCAGTTATTCCAAATCCTTCTCATATCGTCCCAGTGTTGATTGGTAATGCTGATTTGGCTAAGCAAGCTTCTGACATCTTAATCAATAAGCATCAAATCTACGTACAAGCTATCAACTTCCCTACGGTTGCTCGCGGTACCGAAAGATTGAGAATTACCCCAACGCCAGGTCACACCAACGATTTATCTGACATCTTAATCAATGCAGTTGATGATGTGTTCAATGAGCTACAGTTACCACGTGTCAGAGACTGGGAAAGCCAAGGTGGCTTATTGGGTGTTGGAGAGAGCGGATTTGTGGAAGAGTCTAACTTATGGACATCAAGCCAACTATCTTTAACTAATGACGACTTGAACCCTAATGTTAGAGACCCCATCGTTAAACAACTAGAGGTTTCTAGTGGTATCAAGCAGTAAAACAACCAATATATGCATGGGCTGAGATAGAGGTACAAGGAATTTGTAAatcagtaaaaaaaaaaattaacagtttttttttttcattttttttttttattcttatttATGTATGAtactttattattatttctcttaattatttatttatttaacTAACACGATGAGCACTTTTAACTGCAATGGTTAAACTGTAGCAATGTTGGTAAAAAAGCAGGGaaagttcaaaaataatttatgtatttttcCTCGGGGGTACAGAAAGTAAAGAGAGAGAAACGTATGAGTATATATAGGCTAATGTAATATGTAGTGGTAAATAAAGAGACAAAAGTTAGCTATTCTTgtttgaaatgaaaaaaaaaaagcactCAAGCgttgtttttttccaattcattTTGCAAGTTTTTTgtacttttcttcaattcatTAGACAATTCATCGACGTTAAATTCTTGGGTAGTGGAAGGTTCGTGTTGTGGAACTTCTGGCATAACTTGAGCTGAAGATGTGTAAGCCTTAGACTCTGGTTCCAATGGAACATCAGCGGCCAACTTAGAAGTGCTGGCGGTTTGAGGACCGGCAGTAGAAGACACAGGAGCAGTCTTAGATTTGACCAAGTTGGAAATTGGGCCCAATTTAGATTCAACCTTGTCCAAGTATGGTTTTGTCTTTTCGCAAGCCATTTGAGAAAACTCTTGGGTCTTTTGCTTAGAAATTTCTACACCTTGAGCGACAGTAGCATCAATTTCATGCTTGTAGGAATGGTAGATAACTGGCAAAGTGAAGGTAAAAATGTCAGCAACAAAGACGATGGTCCAGATAGAGAACCAGGAGAAGAATTTGTGTAGTAGAAATAAGGCAACAGCGGTCTTGAAAGTGTGCTTAGGGACTTGAGCGAATACAGTCTTTCTTATGTGGGCTTGGAAGACTGGTAGCTGTTTCAAAGCTTCATCGATATGAGGCTTAATAAAGCCGGCGATATTTGGACATTCTTTAGGACCATACTTGGTGATTAAACCTTGTCCCAAAAAGAGCTTGGATACGAATTCAATAGATCCTGTTGTGAATAAGATAGTGTAGGCAaccttcaaaaagaaagtgaTCAAGttaacttttttcaaaattaacaaGGCTAACAGAGACCCACCGAAATATTTACCGGTTTGAACAGGGTTCCTCCATAATAGCAAATCGCAATTACAgcttttttgttgttgttgttgttgggCTTGGCTATGTTGAGCTGAGGCGGACATATTTGCGTGTGtgaatatatattatatatatatacgctTGCGGGTAGGAAGAAACAATTAAATATTTGGCTTGAgagttgaaaagaaagagatCAAGAAAAGGGAATTgttgaataaaaatttgaaaaatgcgAAGTTGAAGTGCCATAGAAGAGAAACAGCCCACACAGGGGAGAAGCCCACTGGAAAGGGGGCACTGACCAACTTTAAATAGGAAACAGAAGATACCACAAGCCAGCGATACAACAGCACCAAACACCGAAAAGAATAGCCAAAGCTGTCCTCTGGTGTTGgaaaaactggaaaaaaCGCAACTGCGTTGGCTGCTAcggtgaaaaattttcctaTGACTTTTTTCACTGCTTGTTCGTGCGAAATTACCGCAAACCCGGTAAAATGTACACGTATCAAGTGATAAACAATTTCGTGTCAAGTGAGCAGAATGGAGcgatttggaaaaaaaaaatttttattgttttttccCCCGGGATTTTGCTCGAGATGACTGAAATTTTGTAATCGATGAGTCTATACCAGAGGCAGCAAATATCACCAACATACACAGGTATACACAATCTCATGTCCACACACACGTACAGACACgcacatatatatatatatatatatatccCCATAGgtatttatatatacaaaagaATCCTCGTGTGTTTGTGTGTGCAATAGCTAGTTTTGCGCTGCCTCTTATAGTAGACAATAtcactttttcaataaaatagaACTTGCAAGGAAACAAAATTGTATCGCTTCAAGATGCTACGATCAACCACATTTACTCGTTCGTTCCACAGTTCTAGGGCCTGGTTGAAAGGTCAGAACctaactgaaaaaattgttcagTCGTATGCGGTCAACCTTCCCGAGGGTAAAGTTGTGCATTCTGGTGACTATGTATCGATCAAGCCGGCACACTGTATGTCCCACGATAATTCGTGGCCTGTAGCTTTGAAATTCATGGGGCTTGGCGCTACCAAGATCAAGAATCCTTCACAGATTGTGACCACTCTGGACCACGATATTCAGAACAAATcagagaaaaatttgacCAAGTACAAGAACATCGAAAATTTTGCTAAGAAACACCATATAGACCACTACCCTGCCGGTAGAGGTATTGGTCATCAAATTATGATTGAGGAGGGCTATGCTTTCCCCTTGAACATGACTGTCGCATCTGACTCGCATTCAAACACCTACGGTGGTCTGGGGTCGCTGGGCACTCCAATAGTGAGAACAGACGCTGCAGCCATATGGGCCACGGGACAGACGTGGTGGCAGATCCCACCAGTGGCTCAGGTTGAGTTGAAAGGTCAATTGCCTCAGGGTGTTTCCGGAAAAGATATCATTGTCGCATTATGTGGGCTTTTCAACAATGATCAAGTTCTAAATCACGCCATTGAATTCACGGGTGACTCTTTGAATGCATTGCCTATCGATCACAGACTCACTATTGCTAACATGACCACCGAGTGGGGGGCTCTTTCTGGTTTGTTCCCCGTGGACAAAACTTTGATCGACTGGTATAAAAACCGTTTGCAAAAGCTGGGCACCAATAATCATCCAAGGATTAATCCAAAGACTATCCGCGCACTAGAAGAAAAGGCGAAGATTCCGAAAGCAGACAAGGATGCACATTATGCCAAGAAACTGATCATCGATCTAGCCACGCTAACTCACTACGTCTCAGGTCCAAATAGTGTTAAGGTCTCCAACACCGTGCAAGATCTATCTCAACAAGACATCAAGATAAATAAAGCTTATCTAGTGTCATGTACAAACTCCCGTCTATCTGATTTGCAATCTGCAGCGGATGTGGTTTGTCCTACTGGAGACTTAAACAAAGTCAACAAGGTGGCTCCAGGTGTGGAGTTCTATGTCGCTGCTGCCTCTTCAGAAATTGAGGCTGATGCCCGTAAATCAGGCGCTTGGGAAAAGCTGCTAAAGGCTGGCTGTATCCCACTGCCTTCTGGTTGTGGTCCATGCATCGGTCTAGGTGCGGGATTACTGGAACCAGGTGAAGTTGGTATCAGTGCCACAAACAGAAACTTCAAAGGTAGAATGGGTTCCAAGGATGCATTGGCTTACTTAGCTTCCCCTGCTGTAGTCGCCGCTTCTGCCGTGCTGGGTAAGATTAGTTCTCCTGCTGAGGTATTGTCCACAAGCGAAATTCCATTCAGCGGCGTTAAGACTGAGATAATTGAGAATCCCGTGGTTGAAGAGGAAGTTAACGCTCAAACAGAGGCTCCAAAACAATCCGTTGAGATATTAGAAGGTTTCCCAAGAGAGTTTTCTGGTGAATTAGTTTTATGTGATGCCGATAACATCAATACCGATGGTATATATCCTGGTAAGTACACTTATCAGGATGATGTGCCTAAAGAAAAGATGGCGCAAGTTTGTATGGAAAATTATGATGCCGAGTTCAGAACCAAGGTTCATCCAGGTGATATAGTGGTCAGTGGGTTCAATTTCGGTACCGGTTCCTCCAGGGAACAAGCGGCCACCGCCTTATTGGCTAAAGGTATCAACTTAGTTGTTTCAGGATCTTTtggtaatattttttcaagaaactCCATTAACAATGCTCTTCTGACCTTGGAAATCCCAGCAttaatcaaaaaattacgTGAGAAATATCAAGGTGCTCCAAAAGAACTTACAAGAAGAACTGGTTGGTTTTTGAAATGGGATGTAGCTGATGCTAAAGTGGTCGTTACCGAAGGTTCTTTGGACGGCCCTGTGATCTTGGAGCAAAAAGTGGGTGAGCTAGGTAAGAACCTACAAGAAATTATTGTAAAAGGAGGCTTGGAAGGTTGGGTCAAATCCCAACTATAATGTGCATAAATATCTAGAAAAATCGCacccttttctttatttattaagtttatttatttatttacgGTTATTCACGTATATTTTGTTAATCTATTGATACACAAGTTCTTatttgtaatttttctacttcttttcattaaatttcaaagatgCTCTTGTGACGTCCAAAACCAGTGTCTGACCTAAAGCCCGTGGGAAAAACAACGTAAATTTCTACATAAAAAAGTCAAGTAGGCGCTCGAAAGAGTTTCAGAAAATACCCAGCTGACCATTAACTGAAGTAGCAAACATCTATGGATAAATATACTGCTTTGATTCACGAtgagaatttttcaactctTACATTGAATGTCTCGAGATACCCTAAAAGTTTGGCATATTGGGAGAAGTTACTGAACTATATAGTAAAGGCTTCGGCACCAATATGCAAGTCCACTGAGCCTCAATTATTAAAGTTAATACGATGTACTTATTCTTCTATGCTGAATGAGTTTCCCTATCTAGAAAACTACTATATCGACTTCGCGCTACTGGAATACAAACTAGGGAATGTTTCTATGTCTCATAAGATATTTCAGCGCGGATTGCAAGCCTTTAACCAAAGATCTTTACTATTATGGACTTCATATTTAAAGTTTTGTAATAACGTTATCTCACACCAGAAGCAGttgtttaaaaaatatgaaacaGCTGAAGAATATGTTggtttgcattttttcagtgGGGAATTCTGGGATTTATACCTGGAACAAATTAGCTCAAGATGTACGTCTTCTAAGAAATATTGGAACGTTTTGAGGAAGATACTCGAAATTCCTTTACACTCTTTTTCGAAATTTTATGCATTATGGTTACAGCGCATAGACGATATAATGGACCTAAAGCAATTATCACAACTAACAAGTAAAGATgaattattgaagaaactCAAGATAGACATCAATTACAGTGGAAGAAAGGGACCGTACCTGCAGGatgcaaagaaaaagttgaagaaaataacgaAGGAAATGTACATGGTTGTACAATATCAAGTACTTGAAATCtattccatttttgaatcaaaaatttatatcaaCTATTATACATCGCCAGAAACCTTGGTTTCTTCAGATGAAATAGAAACATGGATAAAATACTTGGATTATACCATCACCTTACAAACAGATTCTTTAACAcatttaaattttcaaagagcTTTACTTCCTCTGGCCCATTATGATCTTGTATGGATAAAATACAGTAAATGGttgataaattcaaaaaatgaccTTTTGGGGGCAAAAAACGTTCTATTAATGGGtcttaaattttctttgaagaagaccGAAATAATAAAACTACTGTATTCAGTTATTTGCAAGTTAAATGAGTACGTACTTTTGCGAAATctattggaaaaaattgagtCCTCATATTCCGACAATGTTGAAAACGTTGATGATTTTGAGATATTTTGGGACTATCTTCAGTTCAAAACGTTCTGCCAGAATTCTCTGTATTCCAGTCGATATTCTGATTCACAATCAAACGGGCTTTTGAATAAGGAGCTGTTTGATAAAGTATGGAAACGTTTGAGttgtaaagaaaaaaaaagtggtcaagaaattttattgaataacTTAGTACAGTTTTATTCGAAGGATACCGTAGAATTTGTAGAAAAGAAcatatttcaaaagataaTAGAATTTGGTTGGGAGTACTACCTACAGAACGGTATGTTCTGGAACTGTTATTGCCGTTTAATTTATTTCGACACTTCTAGGTCATATTTGGACAAGAGGCAATATATTGTCAGAAAAATATGGCCCCAAATagacaaaaaatttgcacAGAGCGTCTTGCCGTCTTTAACAGAATTCTGTGAGTCATACTTCCCAGAGGAGATGGATACATTAGAGGAAATGTTTACTGAAGAACCTTAGCCAAAAGGCATTGTCATTTATTAAAAGGTATAAATATGTAAATGTATACTTAATGACCGTTAAGAAAAACTACTAGCCTCATCACTCCCGCAGATCTCTATAATTGTTGTTTGAATACTTGATACGGTGGAGTGGCAAGGACAGTCTGCGCAGTCCTAATATCGATATTGATGTCTTCGATCAGAGCTTCCTTAGTAGTGTAGTTCAATTCGGGTCTGATATGACCTAAAATATTGAACTTGACCCTGGCCCCATAaaaatcatttttaaaatcatGTATAATATGTAATTCCATGGTTTTGAAATCATTTCCGTAGAATGGATTTTTCCCAACTGAAAGTACCATAGGAAGTACGGACAAATCATCGTTCGCTTCACTTAAATATTGACCGTAATTATAAACCACAGTTCTTCCATCCCGCCTTGTTTCCACCGATAGTTCTTGACCATCAACAGTTTTAATGTGAGCAAACCCAAAGTAAACCCCTAAATCCAAATCGTTGATACCTTTAGGTAACTGATTTATAGGTACATTGGCAGTGGGAATACCCAATTCGGCGGATCCGCGGCCAAATCCACATACAATGTCACAATAGTCAGTAACAAGCGGGAATGGTGGACCTGGTTGCGCAGGTATTGGCAAATCGACTTCTCGTTTAAAAGTATCAATTATATCTGTATTCGTATTTCGGTTCATTAAGAAAGTACCTGCTAACACTAGCAATAACGAAACATAAATAGTCCACGTAAACATCAACACTTCAACAACACGTGTCTGTGACCGCTTCACGGGTCCAAATTACCACTTTCTAGAACATTGTCTTGTACGTCCAATAATAGTGTTACCAATGCTGACAGAGTATTAAAGCAACGATTTGAATTGACGCATTACCCTCCTGCATAAAGGACTACAAATACATCCTCTCTTATAACGCAATTGCAACATCTGAAGTGCAGTGTGATCAAGATATTCAATTCTCTATTAGAGTAACTTAATCATGTTTCACATGATCAGTATTCATTGTAAAACCTCTTGAGTGTGATTCGTTGCCAACTAACATAAGCGTGCGGATTCTTTAGAAAGTGGGTGTGCCGACCCTGGGAAAGATTGCATAATGTGAATCCTTAATGACTTACCCATACTCTTCATTAATAACCtatttagaaaaagaagaaaggcTGTTTCGGAGCTCCTTTTGTGCTGTTTGCAAACTGTCTATTTTCGCATCAAGTTTTACCCATCTACTACTTTATTCGCTTTACGGTAAAAGCGAACACGACAAAATCACCTATCATCTACGAAGGGCCTTTcgaaaacagaagaataaaaagacaGGAAAAGCATCTGTTTAGAATTTTATAACTAATTTGGGGAGGTATCTGTAAAGTAATAGACAGGACCGGAAATAGTGTAAATACTCtcctttgtttttttagttGTACCACTTTGAAGAGGGCTCGAGATTCACGAACAAAATGCAAAGGTTTTCACTAGTCACTCACAGATCATTCTCTCACTCCTGTGTGAAGCCCAAATCTGCATGCTCTTTGGTCAAACCAGTTCATCACTTGGTGAAAATTGATAAGTCAAAGTTATCCCCTAGATTTCCAGAATTGAAATATGACAAAAGTGATATTAGGTCACCTGGATTTAAACCAAAAGACACTCATGCAGATAGACTCAATGACCATTACCTTAACACTTTACAATCTGATTTGTTATTGATTAATTATTCACATAACGCTGCGGTGGTAAAGGGTCTAAAACAAAGAGCGTGGAGTGGTGATTCGCCATACCACTTGAACAGACCACCGAAAAATCCTCGAGGTTCGAAAGCTCAACTACCTGACATTCATCCTATCAAATGGAGTAACATTCCTGGGCTAGAAAGTGTTGTAATAAACTGTTTTGTTAGGGAAGCGAGAGAAAATCAGCTATTGGCTATCACCGCTGCGTTACAATTACAACAAATTACTGGATGTAAACCTCatccaattttttccaaaaatgatGTTCCAACCTGGAAACTGAGAAAAGGTCATCAGATGGGAGCTAAAGTCGAACTAaagggaaaagaaatgtcTCAGTTCTTAAGCACATTGACCGAAATCGTCCTACCAAGAATCAGAGAATATAAAGGTATAAGCAACCAGTCTGGGAACAGATTTGGTGGGATTAGTTTCGGCCTGACGGCTGAAGATATCAAATTCTTCCCTGAAATCGATGCAAACCAGGACTCATGGCCTAAAACTTTTGGTATGCACATAAATATAAACACCTCAGCTCAATTAGATTACCAGGCGAGAACTTTGTTGAGTGGGTTCCAGTTCCCATTTTTCGGAGAGGAGAAATAAGAATACAATCTCATGGTCCTGGCCAGTTAGCCATGCTCTATGGCAGAAAGGCAAAGGGCATATATAATTTCCCATTCGTCatgtaaatatataaactGTACAAGATACTATCTCTCtccatttttcaatcatATAGTTCTCTTTGGGGCACTGAGATGTCTACAAATTGTTATAAAATTGGACGTCTCTTACACAACTCACAACTCAACTCTGTATAAAGATTTTtaggaaagaaaatgtaCATAAAAGTGAATACTTGTTTAAAAATGAGAACAAAGATTCCTACGCAATTAAAATCTATTTAAAGattttccttatttttttatttcttttcgaATTTTTTAAGTTTTATTCTTATCTCCTTTGACATTATAACTTACATTGCATCAGCTCAGGGTGGTTCAAACATGAGTGAGAGCAAGTTTATTGGTCTTCTTAGCAATCAATGCCACTCTGTCACCTAGGGACAGAGCCAAACCTTGTCCCTTTGATCGGATACGAACATAACCTATGACATCATTGGTTTTGGAATCCTTTTCGATACACAAGTTGGCTAGGGCATCTTCACCAAAGGACGACTTCGCATACAGATTACAACTTAAGAACCTACAATCATCTTCTCCCAACGACTCTGATGGTGTTAGAATACCCATATTAGTTCCCTTGACCAGTTCTCTCAAATAAGCATGCAATGTTGGTAGTTGTGATTTGACCGATATTTTGTTCTCCCACTCAAATGCATTCCACATGGTACGGAAATGTTCATCGTCAGCAGTGGCTGGTTTGATATAATCCATAATGTCAACATGAACGTCGTTTAAAATAACATAACGAGCATCTTCACCATGCGCACCAtcataaataatattacCGAAAATGACACCTGTGTCAGCAGAGGAAACTTTGACAGTAACAGTGAATTTGTGGAAGCCATGAGGAATCACGTTGGTCTTCTGTGGTGTGTCAATAATCTTCAAATCACCAAGAGTTGCAAATTGCACATGTAGGTTTTTCAATGTTTCTTTCGTTTGATtaacaagaagaacatcTAATACGACGTCAAATTGATTGTTTGTAATACAAGCCTCGGCGTAAACTGGATCAGAAAAGCCACATAAAGGTACTATCTTCTTCAGCTTCGAAATACTAGAGCTGCTAGTAGCGTGGATTGCATCTCCTTTCATTGCCAGTTgtaaatcttcttcaatacTATCTTTTTGCACATTAGTAGAATCCACACCAGCAAATTGCCTGAAAGAAATCGGCGTATCAATTGGTTCGATGTTTTTGCAACTGTCTTTTAATGCTCTCTTATgcttgttcttctttgcaatttcaatttgtCTCTTGAATGAGGATTTGGTGGTGTCCAGGAATGCAACCTCCAGAAGTTTAacttcttccttcttttcctcaGGATTAACTTCATCCAATAAAATAGAAATAGATGTCATAACTCTCTCTAAAGaatcttcatcaatttttttctccacCAAAGAGCTTTGACCCACTCTTACAATACTAACTAAAATTAGTAAAGCTTCCGCCTTTAGAGCATTGATGACAGTTTTGTTCTTGGAAACGTTTTCGAATTTTAAAACAAGTTTAATGATGGTGTTGGCCAGAATGGCAGCTGTGTAGAAATCACCACTTAAAACAAACCGGCGAATTGGAGGTCTAGAATCACGTTCTTCATCGGTAACTGACTTTTGAGAAGTCTTCACATCGAAAGCGCTTTCAGTGGCATACGTACCGTCTGGTAGAATAACTGGACCAGTTGGCTTGGCGGTAGCGTCAACCTCATTTTCTTCGGTGTGTTCTTGGTTTTGTGTTaactttttgatttctgaTTGAAGGATAGGAACTTCACCTACGCTGTTACGAATGTGCTTCCAACAATGTTGTATCTCACTTTCTCCTTCAGCATACTCACCCATAATCCATAATGCACCGCGGTAAGCTTTAGCAGATCTCACTTTGTCTAGCGTTTGAACCATGTTTTCAAGGATATTGGCTCTAAGTTGTGGGTATTTTTCGATCACTTCTTTGATAAAGGCAATGATACCACTGGCGGCAACCGAGTTTAAATCACCGATGAAATCTAATAATAGCGAAACAACACTTGCTGCCATTTCTACAAAGTTTACAGCCACGGTACGAATAGTTTTTATTAACAATTGTCTGTACTGCATTGCCTTGTCTTGATCTGGGTTATTTACGGTTGTTTGCAgctctttcttcaaaagctgAACAACATCTTCAGCATTTCTGGATGTGGCCAAGTCCATTGAAATATCAAGCGCCTTTGAACGAACGTCTAAATCTTCTGCATTCAAGACTCTCAAAATATCCAGGGTTAACTCTTCCAAAGCACCTACGTTATTAGCATTGATGTCTTGAATACGGTCTAGAACAATTAACTTAATGTTATTATCAGAAACCTTGACGGCCAAGTCAATCAATTTGTTAACCGCAGGAACCAAGACATTTGGATTGGCAGACAACACAGTTAGGGCTAATGCGGTCTCGAAGATGACTTCATCGGAAGTCGTGGTCGAAAGCAGTTCCATCAATAATTCGATATATTGGGCTTTCAAAGCAGGGGTCCTGTTTGCATCTTGTCTGATAAATTGAACAAAGACAGCTTGTAATAAAGGGTCTAGGTTTTCTATATCAGCAATATTGTTCTCTAAATAGTGTAAGGCATTTTCACGATCTAATTCAGCTAACCCAATAAATGCATTTCTTTTACATATTGGATCAGTTTCAGCTACTATGAACGAATTGATGATTTCTTTAGCATCGGGAAGTAAATGTTCGCTGACCTTGAAAATGGAGAAAACTGCTAGGATTGCATACTTACGAACATATGCATGACGGTATTCCAAGCACGCTAAGACAGAGGGAACCATCTGTTCTAAGAGTTCGGCCTCTCTCAATTTCGTTAAAAACCTTAATGTGTTACCTCTAATATATTCATTAGGATGTTGCAAATCGTGTTGAATGGCATTACAGACAAGAATCATTTCATGTCTCAATTTTCCATCTTCAGCTAGTTTGGGAACAATTTCCCAGTAGAAGTACAAAAGCTTTTTTAATTCCTTATTTTTAGAAGGCATGACAAATCTTATTATGTGCATCAACAATTCAGGCATTGGATTTCCTTCCAGCATTGTAACTAAAATTGATTTCATCGtgtcaattttttgttcatcagATCCCTTTTCAAGAGCTTTCTGAAAATCGGTACTCGAGTAAGTCTCCATACTCGGAGAAGGATCGAAAACCAACGTGTACGCTGGCTGTGAAGAAAGTGAAGTCATAGGTGCACTCTTGTTCAATAGTTAACTGTGAttacttttgtttattcTCAAGGCAATCTTAACTGAGTCTTAATGAACGTCAAATTTCACTTGTCGAGCTGTTGTTTTCTGATTTCTTTCTACGTGTAGCGAGTACAcggaaagaaaaaaaaaacgaagTGATAAGCTGGGTAATACTTTTCTAAAATGCTGTTCCATAAACGTACAT
This is a stretch of genomic DNA from Saccharomyces cerevisiae S288C chromosome IV, complete sequence. It encodes these proteins:
- the SEC26 gene encoding coatomer subunit beta (Essential beta-coat protein of the COPI coatomer; involved in ER-to-Golgi protein trafficking and maintenance of normal ER morphology; shares 43% sequence identity with mammalian beta-coat protein (beta-COP)), encoding MTSLSSQPAYTLVFDPSPSMETYSSTDFQKALEKGSDEQKIDTMKSILVTMLEGNPMPELLMHIIRFVMPSKNKELKKLLYFYWEIVPKLAEDGKLRHEMILVCNAIQHDLQHPNEYIRGNTLRFLTKLREAELLEQMVPSVLACLEYRHAYVRKYAILAVFSIFKVSEHLLPDAKEIINSFIVAETDPICKRNAFIGLAELDRENALHYLENNIADIENLDPLLQAVFVQFIRQDANRTPALKAQYIELLMELLSTTTSDEVIFETALALTVLSANPNVLVPAVNKLIDLAVKVSDNNIKLIVLDRIQDINANNVGALEELTLDILRVLNAEDLDVRSKALDISMDLATSRNAEDVVQLLKKELQTTVNNPDQDKAMQYRQLLIKTIRTVAVNFVEMAASVVSLLLDFIGDLNSVAASGIIAFIKEVIEKYPQLRANILENMVQTLDKVRSAKAYRGALWIMGEYAEGESEIQHCWKHIRNSVGEVPILQSEIKKLTQNQEHTEENEVDATAKPTGPVILPDGTYATESAFDVKTSQKSVTDEERDSRPPIRRFVLSGDFYTAAILANTIIKLVLKFENVSKNKTVINALKAEALLILVSIVRVGQSSLVEKKIDEDSLERVMTSISILLDEVNPEEKKEEVKLLEVAFLDTTKSSFKRQIEIAKKNKHKRALKDSCKNIEPIDTPISFRQFAGVDSTNVQKDSIEEDLQLAMKGDAIHATSSSSISKLKKIVPLCGFSDPVYAEACITNNQFDVVLDVLLVNQTKETLKNLHVQFATLGDLKIIDTPQKTNVIPHGFHKFTVTVKVSSADTGVIFGNIIYDGAHGEDARYVILNDVHVDIMDYIKPATADDEHFRTMWNAFEWENKISVKSQLPTLHAYLRELVKGTNMGILTPSESLGEDDCRFLSCNLYAKSSFGEDALANLCIEKDSKTNDVIGYVRIRSKGQGLALSLGDRVALIAKKTNKLALTHV